From the genome of Prochlorococcus marinus XMU1419, one region includes:
- the purB gene encoding adenylosuccinate lyase, whose protein sequence is MIERYTLPKMGKIWTESAKFQSWLKVEIAACEANFSLGKIPENAMKEIRSNAKFDESRIREIEKEVKHDVIAFLTSVNEFVGDSGRFIHVGMTSSDVLDTGLSLQLKDSCELLLEEIENLENEVRLLAREHKNTLMIGRSHAIHGEPISFGFKLAGWLAEIIRNKKRLLTLKESIAIGQISGAMGTYANTNPKVEQITCDLLGLKPDTASTQVISRDRHAEYVQTIALVGASLDRFATEIRNLQRTDVLEVEEGFTKGQKGSSAMPHKRNPIRSERVSGLARILRSYVLTALENVPLWHERDISHSSNERIMLPDVSICLHFMLREMKDIVSNLEVYPKNMLKNLNIYGGVIFSQKVLLLLVEKGMSREKAYSLVQKNAHQAWNTQNGNFKQNIERDDEIMDFIDQSDLEECFNPSIHLNNLSVIWEKLGI, encoded by the coding sequence GTGATCGAGCGTTACACATTACCCAAAATGGGAAAAATCTGGACTGAAAGCGCAAAATTCCAGAGTTGGCTTAAAGTTGAAATAGCTGCATGTGAAGCAAACTTTTCTCTCGGGAAAATTCCTGAGAATGCCATGAAAGAGATACGTTCAAATGCGAAGTTTGATGAATCTAGAATTAGAGAAATTGAGAAAGAAGTTAAACATGATGTCATAGCATTTCTTACAAGCGTTAATGAATTTGTAGGAGATTCTGGAAGATTCATACATGTTGGTATGACCAGTAGTGACGTCCTTGATACTGGCTTATCTCTTCAGTTAAAAGATTCTTGCGAATTGCTATTAGAAGAAATTGAGAACCTAGAAAATGAAGTTAGATTATTAGCAAGGGAGCATAAAAATACATTAATGATTGGCAGATCTCATGCGATTCATGGGGAGCCAATTTCCTTCGGCTTTAAACTAGCTGGTTGGTTAGCAGAAATTATAAGAAACAAAAAAAGATTGTTAACCCTGAAAGAATCTATAGCAATTGGGCAAATAAGTGGTGCAATGGGCACTTACGCTAATACGAATCCCAAAGTAGAACAGATAACTTGTGATTTACTTGGCTTAAAACCAGATACAGCAAGTACGCAGGTTATATCTAGAGACAGACATGCAGAATATGTACAAACTATTGCACTAGTTGGCGCTTCTCTAGATAGATTCGCAACTGAAATAAGAAATTTGCAAAGAACTGATGTTTTAGAAGTTGAGGAGGGCTTTACAAAAGGGCAAAAAGGAAGTTCTGCAATGCCTCATAAAAGAAATCCTATTCGAAGTGAAAGAGTAAGCGGTTTAGCAAGAATTTTGAGGAGTTACGTTTTAACAGCACTCGAAAATGTTCCACTTTGGCACGAAAGAGATATAAGCCATAGTTCAAATGAACGTATCATGTTACCTGACGTATCAATCTGTTTGCATTTTATGCTCAGGGAAATGAAAGATATAGTGAGCAATTTGGAAGTTTATCCAAAAAATATGCTCAAAAATTTAAATATATATGGTGGTGTAATCTTTAGTCAGAAAGTTTTACTTTTGCTTGTAGAGAAGGGCATGTCTAGAGAAAAAGCTTACAGCTTAGTACAAAAAAATGCGCATCAAGCCTGGAATACCCAGAATGGTAATTTCAAACAAAATATAGAGAGAGATGATGAAATAATGGATTTTATTGATCAAAGTGACTTAGAAGAATGTTTTAATCCTTCAATTCATCTCAATAATTTAAGTGTAATATGGGAGAAGTTAGGTATCTAG
- a CDS encoding class II fumarate hydratase, which produces MTKNFRIEKDSMGTIEVPMEALWGAQTQRSIINFSIGEELIPIELIYSLALIKKAASIANFNLGLIDKRKKDLIVEACTEILDGLHDSQFPLKVWQTGSGTQTNMNVNEVISNIAALKTNSELGSHQPIHPNDDVNKSQSTNDTFPAAIQISVVNEIIKNLVPTIRELTKILDKKSEEWKDLIKIGRTHFQDAVPLTFGQEISAWSEQLKDAENAIINSLNELYFLPLGGTAVGTGINCPKGFCEESIKSISNDTNLMFYKSKNNFSIMASHDRLAQVMSQLKILAGALFKISNDIKILSSGPRSGIYELIIPQNEPGSSIMPGKVNPTQCEALSMVCTQIMGLEYAVSMANSSGTLQMNEYKPLIGFNILTSLKLLKNAIENFRIKLVDGMEPNQKKMKLNLENSLMLVTAIVPKVGYEKAADIAKLAFKESLNLKEATLKLGYLDEDEFDEAMNIDSMT; this is translated from the coding sequence ATGACAAAAAACTTTAGGATTGAAAAAGATAGTATGGGAACAATAGAGGTTCCCATGGAAGCTTTGTGGGGTGCTCAAACACAAAGATCGATAATAAATTTTTCTATTGGAGAAGAATTAATTCCAATTGAGTTAATTTATTCACTCGCTCTCATAAAAAAAGCTGCTTCAATTGCGAATTTCAATTTAGGGTTAATAGATAAAAGAAAAAAAGATTTGATTGTAGAAGCATGTACAGAAATACTTGATGGGCTTCATGATTCGCAGTTCCCCTTAAAGGTTTGGCAAACAGGTAGTGGCACGCAAACAAATATGAATGTTAATGAGGTAATTTCCAATATTGCAGCATTAAAAACAAATTCAGAGCTTGGTAGTCATCAACCAATTCATCCGAATGATGATGTAAATAAATCCCAGTCAACTAATGATACTTTTCCTGCTGCTATTCAAATATCTGTAGTTAATGAAATAATCAAAAATTTAGTTCCAACGATAAGAGAACTTACGAAGATCCTTGATAAAAAAAGTGAAGAATGGAAAGACCTTATAAAGATAGGAAGAACCCATTTTCAAGATGCAGTGCCCCTTACTTTTGGGCAAGAAATATCAGCATGGTCAGAGCAACTTAAAGATGCTGAGAATGCAATTATTAATAGTCTGAATGAATTGTATTTCTTACCTCTGGGAGGAACTGCAGTTGGTACAGGGATTAATTGTCCAAAAGGATTTTGTGAAGAGTCTATAAAATCAATTTCCAATGATACTAATCTAATGTTCTATAAATCAAAAAATAATTTTTCTATCATGGCCTCGCATGATCGTCTAGCTCAAGTAATGAGTCAGCTAAAAATATTAGCAGGTGCATTATTTAAAATTTCAAATGATATAAAAATTTTATCTTCTGGTCCAAGATCAGGAATATATGAATTAATTATCCCTCAAAATGAACCAGGAAGTTCTATTATGCCTGGCAAAGTGAATCCTACTCAATGCGAAGCTTTATCAATGGTTTGCACTCAGATAATGGGTCTTGAATATGCAGTTTCAATGGCTAATTCTAGCGGCACTTTACAGATGAATGAATATAAGCCTCTTATTGGGTTTAATATCCTTACAAGTTTAAAATTACTCAAAAACGCAATAGAAAACTTCAGAATAAAATTAGTTGATGGAATGGAACCTAATCAAAAGAAAATGAAGTTAAATTTAGAAAATTCACTAATGTTAGTTACAGCCATAGTACCAAAAGTTGGTTATGAAAAAGCAGCTGATATCGCAAAACTTGCTTTCAAAGAATCATTAAATTTAAAAGAGGCAACACTTAAGTTAGGATATTTAGATGAGGATGAATTTGATGAGGCCATGAATATTGATTCAATGACTTGA